A region from the Aegilops tauschii subsp. strangulata cultivar AL8/78 chromosome 5, Aet v6.0, whole genome shotgun sequence genome encodes:
- the LOC109780730 gene encoding uncharacterized protein: MRYGEVAHFSHPQHRLRLEQLDTPFRCDGCKEVGIGARYRCPVQGCAADHDLHRQCALPLSPPPPPLRHPFYPKCAFHFMARAPGAPGTRYCNACGRDVAGFVYHCRACGFDLHPCCATLPHALDASDRGGRVGVRLYLHPKAEAACHRCGHRGRSWTYRSHCKSYSLHVACVMDMVVESWNGIGRSKGASAGGRGVYDGALVAGSGGYRVPVIRGAAKSSHASRGGSYWGMRKGKVKRCCEIAGFAAQVVISAVLGDPTALIAGVVGSLIAR; the protein is encoded by the coding sequence ATGAGGTACGGCGAGGTGGCGCACTTCAGCCACCCGCAGCACCGGCTCCGGCTGGAGCAACTGGACACGCCGTTCCGCTGCGACGGCTGCAAGGAGGTTGGCATCGGCGCGCGTTACCGGTGCCCCGTCCAGGGCTGCGCCGCCGACCACGACCTCCACCGCCAATGCGCGCTCCCGctctccccgccgccgccgccgctccggcacCCGTTCTACCCCAAGTGCGCCTTCCACTTCATGGCGCGCGCGCCGGGCGCCCCCGGGACGCGCTACTGCAACGCGTGCGGCCGCGACGTCGCCGGCTTCGTCTACCACTGCCGCGCCTGCGGCTTCGACCTGCACCCCTGCTGCGCCACGCTCCCGCACGCCCTCGACGCCAGCGACCGCGGAGGCAGAGTCGGCGTGAGGCTGTACCTGCACCCCAAGGCCGAGGCCGCGTGCCACCGGTGCGGCCACCGCGGGCGGAGCTGGACGTACCGGAGCCACTGCAAGAGCTACAGCCTCCACGTGGCGTGCGTCATGGACATGGTCGTCGAGAGCTGGAACGGCATCGGGCGGAGCAAGGGCGCTAGCGCCGGAGGAAGGGGCGTGTACGACGGCGCGTTGGTGGCGGGGAGCGGCGGGTACAGGGTGCCGGTGATAAGGGGCGCGGCGAAGAGCAGCCACGCGAGCAGGGGAGGGTCGTACTGGGGGATGAGGAAGGGCAAGGTGAAGCGCTGCTGCGAGATCGCCGGGTTCGCGGCGCAGGTGGTCATCTCCGCGGTGCTCGGTGACCCCACCGCGCTCATAGCCGGCGTCGTCGGCTCGCTCATAGCGCGGTGA